A genomic stretch from Candidatus Hydrogenisulfobacillus filiaventi includes:
- a CDS encoding putative oxidoreductase OrdL (Evidence 3 : Putative function from multiple computational evidences), giving the protein MRWHPDFRPGFSYWEATDPSPEEIPDPLPARSEAVVIGAGFTGLSAALTLAEAGREVTVVDRGGIGAGASGRNGGQVLTGFSPDLADLEQRLGEKAAAAAWRLAWEARATIPHLAERYGFDAGWEQQGHVEAGVTAAAVARFRVEAETVARLGHHRLTVLDREALANQLGTPFYRGGLYDPASGAVHPLKLARGLARAARAAGARLVWPARVDSLEGGRAPRLQVATPAGAHTVHAAYVIVAVNAGLPWLLPELTGHIRPIQAWVIATAPLPPAVAATILPTGLTVSDNKRLMAYFRRMPDGTLVFGGRPSLWRRSPMNSWRLLGEAAEVLFPQARPLTVAYGWSGPIALSADGLPHLGRLQDGIWYAGGFSGHGVALSIAAGTALARDILGIEPLEETPWASFGPAPVLPRTWTWGLRDPFPD; this is encoded by the coding sequence GTGCGCTGGCACCCCGACTTCCGTCCCGGCTTCTCCTATTGGGAGGCGACCGACCCTAGCCCGGAAGAGATCCCGGATCCCTTACCCGCCCGCAGTGAGGCGGTGGTCATCGGGGCCGGCTTCACCGGCCTCAGCGCCGCCTTGACCCTGGCGGAAGCCGGCCGGGAGGTGACCGTGGTGGACCGGGGCGGGATTGGGGCTGGTGCCAGCGGCCGTAACGGCGGCCAGGTCCTGACCGGCTTCAGTCCCGACCTGGCCGACCTCGAGCAGCGCCTGGGGGAAAAGGCCGCCGCCGCGGCCTGGCGCCTGGCCTGGGAGGCCCGCGCCACCATACCACACCTGGCCGAACGCTACGGCTTTGACGCCGGCTGGGAACAACAGGGCCATGTGGAGGCCGGGGTTACCGCGGCGGCAGTGGCCCGTTTCCGGGTGGAAGCGGAAACGGTTGCGCGCCTGGGGCATCACCGCCTGACCGTACTCGACCGGGAAGCCCTGGCCAACCAGCTTGGCACCCCTTTCTATCGCGGCGGCCTGTACGACCCGGCATCCGGAGCCGTGCATCCGCTGAAGCTGGCCCGCGGGCTGGCCCGGGCAGCCCGGGCAGCCGGCGCCCGCCTGGTCTGGCCGGCGCGGGTGGACAGCCTGGAAGGCGGGCGCGCGCCCAGACTGCAGGTAGCGACGCCGGCTGGCGCGCATACCGTGCATGCCGCCTACGTGATTGTGGCCGTGAACGCCGGCCTTCCCTGGCTGCTCCCCGAACTCACCGGCCACATTCGTCCCATCCAGGCGTGGGTGATCGCCACCGCCCCCCTCCCGCCCGCGGTCGCTGCCACTATTCTTCCCACCGGGCTGACGGTCTCGGATAATAAACGCCTCATGGCCTATTTCCGACGCATGCCTGACGGGACCCTGGTGTTCGGTGGAAGGCCCAGCCTGTGGCGCCGATCACCCATGAACAGCTGGCGGTTGCTCGGGGAAGCCGCCGAAGTCCTTTTCCCACAGGCCCGGCCACTTACGGTGGCCTATGGCTGGAGTGGCCCCATTGCCCTCAGTGCCGACGGCCTACCCCACTTGGGGCGCCTGCAGGACGGGATTTGGTACGCGGGCGGCTTTAGTGGCCATGGGGTGGCGCTGTCAATCGCGGCGGGCACAGCCCTGGCACGGGACATTCTCGGCATAGAACCCCTCGAGGAAACCCCTTGGGCAAGCTTCGGCCCCGCGCCGGTTCTCCCGCGTACCTGGACCTGGGGGTTACGTGACCCCTTCCCGGATTAA
- a CDS encoding Putative MFS transporter (Evidence 3 : Putative function from multiple computational evidences; Product type t : transporter) — protein MPKPAAVPGAGLSRLLLGIMTFTTAAAVANLWYNQPLLGLMSAGLRAPLPALGLVPTLTQLGYAAGLLLFVPLGDRLPRRPLVAALLLATSLALAALGGAPTLGWAEAASAAVGAFTVAPQLIVPLAADLAPDARRGQVVGTVMGGLLLGVLAARTVSGFVGHAWGWRAMYGLAAAVSLLLAGLVALTFPHEPPRHREGGYLPMLASLWPLTREEPELVAAALAGAGLFASFSAFWTALTFLLEGAPYHYNPGTIGLFGLLGIGGASIAPLAGRWADRGDPRRTVGRSLTLAALAWLDLALGGHRLAWLILGTVVLDLATQSGHISNQSRIYALRPDARSRLNTVYMVAYFLGGSLGSGAASAAWATAGWTGVSITGVGFILLAAGSHLHRMRQLRRPGPLTRHSM, from the coding sequence ATGCCCAAGCCCGCGGCCGTGCCCGGAGCGGGACTCTCCCGCCTGCTGCTCGGCATCATGACCTTTACCACCGCGGCCGCGGTGGCCAACCTCTGGTACAACCAACCGCTGTTGGGCCTCATGAGCGCGGGCCTGCGCGCGCCCCTGCCCGCGCTGGGCCTGGTGCCCACCCTCACCCAGCTGGGCTACGCTGCCGGCCTGCTGCTGTTCGTCCCCTTAGGCGACCGTCTGCCCCGGCGGCCGCTGGTCGCCGCGCTGCTGCTGGCCACCAGCCTGGCACTGGCCGCCCTGGGCGGCGCCCCCACGCTAGGTTGGGCGGAGGCGGCCTCGGCCGCTGTTGGCGCGTTTACCGTGGCCCCGCAGCTGATTGTGCCCCTGGCAGCGGACCTGGCGCCGGATGCACGCCGGGGACAAGTGGTAGGCACGGTGATGGGGGGCCTGCTGCTGGGGGTGCTGGCGGCCCGCACCGTGAGCGGGTTCGTCGGCCACGCCTGGGGATGGCGGGCCATGTACGGCCTGGCCGCCGCCGTCTCCCTGCTCCTGGCCGGGCTGGTGGCCCTGACCTTTCCGCATGAACCACCCCGGCACCGGGAGGGCGGATACCTGCCTATGCTGGCCTCCCTATGGCCGCTCACCCGGGAGGAGCCCGAGCTGGTGGCGGCCGCCCTGGCCGGGGCAGGCCTATTCGCCTCGTTTAGCGCTTTCTGGACCGCCTTGACCTTTCTGCTGGAAGGGGCCCCGTATCATTACAACCCCGGCACCATCGGCCTGTTCGGGCTCCTCGGTATCGGTGGGGCCTCCATCGCCCCCCTGGCAGGCCGCTGGGCGGACCGCGGCGACCCCCGGCGGACGGTGGGACGCAGCCTGACCTTAGCCGCCCTGGCATGGTTGGACCTGGCCCTGGGCGGCCACCGATTGGCGTGGCTGATCCTTGGCACCGTGGTGCTGGACCTGGCCACCCAATCCGGGCACATCTCCAACCAGTCGCGTATCTACGCCCTACGGCCGGATGCCCGCTCCCGGCTCAACACCGTCTACATGGTGGCCTACTTCCTAGGCGGCTCCCTGGGATCCGGGGCGGCCAGCGCCGCCTGGGCCACCGCCGGGTGGACAGGGGTAAGCATCACCGGCGTAGGCTTTATTCTGCTTGCCGCCGGTAGCCACCTGCATCGCATGCGGCAACTCCGGCGGCCAGGACCGCTAACCCGACACAGCATGTAA
- a CDS encoding protein of unknown function (Evidence 5 : Unknown function), with amino-acid sequence MRKPAATALGAERRRLIARYQALKAARIPLPGDGEDAYRRQLIAFHVGVFQGLLTASRSTEDLKLAEAQLDLLEQLVPYYDQSISGGA; translated from the coding sequence ATGCGCAAACCGGCTGCAACGGCCTTGGGGGCCGAACGTCGGCGTCTCATCGCCCGCTATCAGGCCTTGAAGGCGGCCCGTATTCCCCTGCCGGGGGATGGGGAGGACGCCTATCGCCGTCAACTGATCGCCTTTCACGTGGGGGTGTTCCAGGGTCTGCTGACCGCCTCCCGCAGCACGGAGGACCTCAAACTGGCGGAGGCTCAGCTGGACCTATTGGAGCAGCTGGTGCCCTATTACGACCAGTCGATCTCCGGCGGCGCTTGA
- a CDS encoding exported protein of unknown function (Evidence 5 : Unknown function), with protein sequence MRLALRRAARISPASAFSSNSGPAVIQNANLAMPTPHFLSGIRIR encoded by the coding sequence TTGCGGTTGGCCTTAAGGCGGGCGGCCAGAATAAGCCCCGCCAGCGCCTTTTCCTCCAACTCGGGTCCTGCGGTGATCCAGAACGCTAATTTGGCCATGCCCACGCCTCACTTTCTTTCCGGGATCCGCATCCGCTGA
- a CDS encoding DrsE domain-containing protein, giving the protein MGMAKLAFWITAGPELEEKALAGLILAARLKANRNQDVQVYLFGPGVRLAANPSPRIKEALDGLNQASVPVSYCPANAKQYQLEEAMAATGYRSVPAGEAIVELAESGYEIVGY; this is encoded by the coding sequence GTGGGCATGGCCAAATTAGCGTTCTGGATCACCGCAGGACCCGAGTTGGAGGAAAAGGCGCTGGCGGGGCTTATTCTGGCCGCCCGCCTTAAGGCCAACCGCAATCAGGATGTGCAGGTTTACCTGTTCGGGCCCGGCGTCAGGCTGGCGGCCAACCCTTCCCCCCGCATCAAGGAGGCGCTGGACGGTTTGAACCAGGCGTCGGTCCCGGTCAGCTATTGTCCCGCCAATGCCAAGCAGTACCAGCTGGAGGAGGCTATGGCCGCCACCGGCTACCGCTCGGTGCCGGCGGGGGAGGCCATTGTAGAGCTGGCGGAATCCGGATACGAAATCGTCGGCTATTAG
- a CDS encoding protein of unknown function (Evidence 5 : Unknown function): MDIDGYLSAHARIRVLLNRLMEALEAAAGVTTLEVYLADIHREMIEHFDHEEAHGFPAARSHGWAGGSVVHEFDYHHHLIRRLMEDARASLHTAPERVLPLAEELRRRVHEHFETEETALFPIIEVARR; the protein is encoded by the coding sequence GTGGACATCGACGGGTATCTCTCGGCCCATGCGCGCATCCGCGTGCTGTTGAACCGGTTGATGGAGGCTCTGGAGGCGGCAGCCGGGGTGACGACCCTGGAGGTGTACCTGGCGGACATTCACCGGGAAATGATCGAGCACTTTGACCACGAGGAAGCCCATGGCTTTCCCGCCGCCCGCAGCCACGGTTGGGCGGGTGGTAGCGTGGTGCATGAATTCGACTATCATCATCATCTCATCCGCCGTTTGATGGAGGACGCCCGGGCCAGCCTGCACACGGCTCCCGAGCGGGTGCTGCCCCTGGCGGAGGAACTACGGCGCCGCGTTCACGAGCATTTCGAGACCGAGGAGACGGCCTTGTTCCCGATCATCGAGGTGGCCCGCCGCTGA
- a CDS encoding Histidinol-phosphate aminotransferase: protein MGVIGRWTRAARVPPLPAAPAGGLPAPGEARWEPPDLVAEAILRESLSVSRYPDPTAAALRRALGERLQMDPDHIVCGPGSAELIQHIIEGLGGPGREVVVPHPSFPLYLQAIRTAGARAVPVPLAADGGMDLAGLAAAVTSRTSLVVLCNPNNPTGTALEGDRIRAFLEALPPDVTVLLDEAYWEWTDGYGRDPAGVLAWAARYPQLIVTRTFSKYYALAGLRIGYAVAAEPVVAHLIRAHLHHALISRVAQAAARAALQAEDHYARQAAVVRRERSRLAEGLRRLGLQAFPSQTDFVTVAWPGSGGDFRQEDLPPVQDLGTAGLPGFVRFSVGQPEANSRLLARAEAALGRYKVLALR, encoded by the coding sequence GGGCGTCATCGGCCGCTGGACCCGCGCAGCCCGGGTGCCGCCGCTGCCTGCCGCCCCGGCGGGCGGCCTGCCTGCTCCCGGGGAAGCCCGCTGGGAGCCTCCTGACCTGGTCGCCGAAGCCATCCTGCGGGAAAGCCTGTCGGTGAGCCGCTACCCCGACCCCACCGCCGCAGCCCTGCGCCGGGCGCTGGGGGAGCGGTTGCAGATGGATCCGGATCACATCGTCTGCGGCCCCGGTTCGGCCGAGCTGATCCAGCACATTATCGAGGGGCTGGGCGGCCCGGGTCGGGAAGTGGTGGTCCCCCACCCCTCCTTCCCCCTCTATCTGCAAGCCATCCGCACAGCCGGGGCGCGGGCGGTGCCGGTGCCGCTGGCCGCGGACGGCGGGATGGACTTGGCCGGGCTGGCGGCCGCGGTGACCTCGCGTACCAGCCTGGTTGTCCTGTGTAACCCCAACAACCCCACCGGCACCGCGCTGGAGGGGGACCGCATCCGTGCCTTCCTGGAGGCGCTGCCCCCGGATGTGACGGTGCTGTTGGATGAGGCTTATTGGGAATGGACCGACGGGTACGGGCGGGACCCCGCCGGAGTATTAGCGTGGGCGGCCCGTTATCCCCAGCTGATCGTCACCCGGACCTTCTCCAAGTACTACGCGCTGGCCGGTTTGCGTATCGGGTACGCCGTGGCAGCGGAACCGGTGGTGGCCCATCTGATCCGGGCCCACCTCCACCACGCCCTGATCAGCCGGGTGGCCCAGGCGGCAGCCCGCGCCGCCCTGCAGGCCGAGGACCACTACGCGCGGCAGGCGGCGGTGGTACGGCGGGAGCGGAGCCGCTTGGCGGAGGGCCTGCGGCGTCTCGGCCTCCAGGCCTTCCCTTCCCAGACTGATTTCGTGACGGTCGCCTGGCCGGGGTCAGGGGGAGACTTCCGGCAGGAAGACCTCCCGCCGGTTCAGGATCTGGGTACCGCCGGTCTTCCCGGATTTGTGCGTTTCAGCGTGGGTCAGCCCGAAGCGAACAGCCGCCTGCTGGCACGGGCGGAGGCGGCCCTGGGCCGCTACAAGGTCCTGGCCCTGCGCTGA